One window of the Zea mays cultivar B73 chromosome 3, Zm-B73-REFERENCE-NAM-5.0, whole genome shotgun sequence genome contains the following:
- the LOC103651422 gene encoding GDSL esterase/lipase At1g28600, with product MMGFSCQHRSASLRIFLVSVVLLLTAPAGRCHCYKRIFSFGDSIIDTGNFARSGPIMEYPFGMTYFHHPTGRISDGRVLVDFYAQALQLPLIPPNLPEKDTGLFPTGANFAVYGSTAMPPEYYRRWNHDVRACYLGVQMGWFKQMLQRIAPWDGAKRQILSESLIVLGEIGGNDYNFWFAARRPREQAGQFIPDIVATIGSAAQELIGMGAKAILIPNNFPIGCVPTYLSGYRSGNRADYDEHGCLRWFNDFSQRHNRALRGEVDRLRAQHPGVKLIYADYYGAAMEFVKDPHRFGIGDPLTACCGGDDQPYHINRPCNRAARLWGKPSGFASWDGMHMTEKAYQVISHGVLNGPFADPPFAKWSC from the exons ATGATGGGTTTCAGCTGCCAACACCGTTCCGCCTCCCTGCGCATCTTCCTCGTCTCCGTCGTCCTCCTGCTCACCGCTCCTGCGGGGCGTTGCCATTGCTACAAGCGCATCTTCAGCTTCGGCGACTCTATCATCGACACGGGCAACTTCGCGCGCAGCGGCCCGATAATGGAGTACCCATTTGGCATGACCTACTTCCACCACCCTACCGGCCGCATCAGCGACGGCCGTGTCCTCGTCGATTTCTACG CTCAAGCGCTCCAGCTGCCGCTGATACCACCAAAtctgccggagaaggacacgggGCTATTCCCGACAGGCGCAAACTTCGCTGTGTATGGCTCCACGGCGATGCCCCCGGAGTACTACCGCAGGTGGAACCACGACGTGCGGGCCTGTTACCTGGGCGTGCAGATGGGATGGTTCAAACAAATGCTGCAACGAATTGCTCCCTGGGATG GCGCCAAGAGGCAGATCCTGAGCGAGTCTCTCATCGTGCTGGGCGAGATCGGCGGCAACGACTACAACTTTTGGTTCGCTGCCCGTAGGCCCCGCGAGCAAGCCGGCCAGTTCATCCCAGACATCGTCGCGACCATTGGCTCTGCTGCCCAG gaGCTCATCGGCATGGGCGCGAAGGCGATCCTGATCCCGAACAACTTCCCTATCGGCTGCGTACCGACATACCTGAGCGGGTACAGGAGCGGCAACCGCGCGGACTACGACGAGCACGGGTGCCTCCGGTGGTTCAACGACTTCTCCCAGAGGCACAACCGGGCGCTGCGCGGCGAGGTCGACCGGCTCAGGGCGCAGCACCCCGGCGTGAAGCTCATCTACGCCGACTACTACGGTGCCGCCATGGAGTTCGTCAAGGACCCGCACAGGTTCGGCATCGGTGACCCCCTCACGGCGTGCTGCGGTGGCGATGACCAGCCGTACCACATCAACAGGCCGTGCAACAGAGCGGCCAGGCTCTGGGGCAAACCGAGCGGCTTCGCCAGCTGGGACGGcatgcacatgactgagaaggcgTACCAAGTCATCTCCCATGGGGTGCTCAACGGGCCGTTCGCCGACCCGCCATTTGCTAAATGGAGCTGCTAG